From the Flavimarina sp. Hel_I_48 genome, one window contains:
- a CDS encoding Eco57I restriction-modification methylase domain-containing protein, with translation MDRADGISYDGFAPEVKQKLEIINPDAYYVFNQQPLLLFFYLDENHLSTRELDIHKQVWSFDNSPVIFIVKNQDVKVYNALNYHKKERTLEEIPLNAEERQSKFSFWNLQSGLTWKWLQYEYFENTKKNNFRKRVNDRLFQNISSVRQILISKPDGLTENEANSLILRLIFIRYLIDRGVKIDDDEITGNSIDEKRFSFSKIIQDPAKLDSLFIKLNKNFNGVLFKEFDIKLTSSQSQFLADVFKGEVQEQGTLFDGYYFHIFDFSIIPVEVISGIYESLIDEEKRKLDAAVYTPPFLVEYILNDTIDKYLENSHTSSCKIFEVAVGSGIFLVQSLRKMIEKEINLNGKENNKDFSTSIRNIAKNNLFGIDINPEALKVTCFSIYIALLDYQNPKDIEKYPFPNFLGENLFEADFFDLDHKFNEIVIGQKPNFILGNPPWKKDKSYKHLEWVNSSNTYSKKIKGKLEIAQSFLLRSNDFMQVDTVTALIVTSTVFYNVSTTTREFKHKFLTSFCLNKFLDLSAVKQSLFEQQESPTSIVFYRQAKSENHLENSVEHLSIKVNSFLKYFKMLVIEKYDNKKIAQKHFVENDWMFKVALYGNILDFGFIKRLESQNTLKILDLIDEKTTFKGAGIERGLDAKPYPNLIGLPIVENSEINEYYTQVNKAKTLGEADVKLSRGRKIEIFKGSKILLKEQSKNWNKPVISYCESDSVFRKGTFAISSFNKNIIKPIYGLLISEMATYYMFLIASAWGVGTRPAIRFVDEFLNIPFNKPDNSLNEELIKLVDEFLNSFRKHYSDFNLGEPEFDDKIFLKINGLIAEIYEIKDYEKDLIDYALNVSRYQFQESKQDLVTDFTHFNFNHYRNQDFVLQKYAEVYLNEIGNLYEDEFIQIEIYILDYFIAMNFVLLNVEPEEKIIYPKDKFDEKEVLQRLADNLSISQITNTRDPLKNLYLQKDIKGFENNSFYIIKPNEYKCWHRAIAWYDAAEFRNTIEQAEFNDLSNEVNDF, from the coding sequence TGAAAATCATCTGTCAACTCGTGAATTAGATATTCATAAACAAGTATGGTCGTTTGACAATTCGCCTGTGATTTTTATTGTTAAAAATCAAGATGTAAAAGTTTACAATGCTCTTAATTACCATAAAAAAGAAAGAACTCTGGAAGAAATTCCCTTAAATGCAGAGGAAAGACAATCAAAATTTTCTTTTTGGAATTTACAAAGCGGACTTACTTGGAAATGGTTGCAATATGAATATTTCGAAAATACAAAGAAAAATAATTTTCGGAAACGGGTAAATGATCGATTGTTTCAAAATATAAGCTCTGTTAGACAAATTTTAATAAGTAAGCCTGATGGACTTACTGAAAACGAAGCAAATTCCTTAATCCTCCGATTAATTTTTATTCGTTATTTGATTGATAGAGGGGTTAAAATTGACGATGATGAAATCACAGGAAATAGCATTGATGAGAAAAGATTTAGCTTTAGTAAAATAATTCAGGATCCTGCCAAATTGGACAGCTTGTTTATTAAGTTAAATAAAAATTTCAATGGGGTTCTATTTAAAGAATTCGATATAAAATTAACCTCAAGCCAATCTCAATTTCTAGCAGATGTTTTTAAAGGAGAAGTCCAAGAACAAGGAACCTTGTTTGATGGATATTATTTTCACATATTTGACTTTTCAATTATTCCTGTAGAAGTAATTTCTGGTATTTATGAGTCATTAATTGATGAGGAAAAAAGAAAGTTAGATGCTGCGGTATATACACCTCCTTTTTTGGTGGAATATATTTTAAATGATACCATAGATAAGTATTTAGAAAACAGTCATACATCTTCCTGCAAGATTTTTGAGGTTGCGGTGGGTTCTGGAATATTTTTAGTCCAGTCTTTAAGAAAGATGATTGAAAAAGAAATTAACTTAAATGGCAAAGAGAACAATAAGGATTTCAGTACATCTATCAGGAATATAGCTAAAAACAATCTTTTTGGTATTGATATTAATCCGGAGGCTTTAAAAGTAACTTGCTTTTCAATATATATCGCTCTCTTAGATTACCAAAATCCAAAGGATATAGAAAAATATCCTTTCCCGAATTTCTTAGGAGAAAATTTATTTGAAGCAGATTTTTTTGATCTTGACCACAAATTCAACGAGATTGTTATAGGACAAAAACCTAATTTTATTTTAGGAAATCCGCCTTGGAAAAAAGATAAATCGTATAAACACTTAGAATGGGTCAATTCCAGTAATACTTATAGCAAAAAAATTAAGGGCAAATTAGAAATTGCACAATCCTTTTTATTGCGTTCGAATGATTTTATGCAAGTTGATACTGTTACAGCCTTAATAGTAACCAGCACCGTTTTTTATAATGTTTCAACTACAACCAGAGAATTTAAGCATAAATTTTTAACTTCCTTCTGCTTAAATAAGTTTTTAGATTTATCAGCTGTCAAACAATCTCTTTTCGAGCAGCAAGAGAGCCCAACTTCGATAGTCTTTTATCGCCAAGCGAAAAGTGAAAATCATCTCGAAAATTCTGTCGAACATTTGAGTATAAAGGTGAACTCATTTTTAAAGTATTTTAAAATGTTGGTCATTGAAAAATACGACAACAAGAAAATTGCTCAAAAACATTTTGTTGAAAATGATTGGATGTTTAAAGTCGCATTATATGGAAATATTTTAGATTTTGGATTTATAAAAAGGTTAGAGTCTCAAAATACATTAAAAATATTAGATTTAATAGATGAGAAAACTACTTTCAAAGGAGCTGGTATAGAAAGGGGGCTGGATGCAAAACCATATCCAAACTTAATTGGACTGCCAATAGTTGAAAATAGTGAAATAAATGAATACTATACACAGGTAAATAAGGCCAAAACTTTAGGAGAAGCAGATGTCAAACTCTCAAGAGGGAGAAAAATAGAGATTTTTAAAGGGAGTAAAATTCTATTAAAGGAGCAGAGTAAGAATTGGAATAAACCAGTCATTTCTTATTGCGAATCGGACTCGGTATTTAGAAAGGGTACTTTTGCAATCTCTTCATTTAATAAAAATATAATCAAGCCTATTTATGGTTTATTGATTTCAGAAATGGCTACTTATTATATGTTTTTAATTGCGAGCGCTTGGGGTGTTGGTACAAGGCCCGCTATTCGATTTGTAGACGAATTTTTGAACATTCCTTTTAATAAGCCAGATAATTCATTGAATGAGGAGCTTATTAAATTGGTAGATGAATTTTTGAATTCTTTCCGAAAGCATTATTCAGATTTTAATCTAGGAGAGCCTGAATTTGATGACAAGATTTTCTTAAAAATAAATGGGTTAATTGCTGAAATTTACGAAATTAAAGACTATGAAAAAGATTTAATAGATTATGCCCTTAATGTCTCGAGATACCAATTCCAAGAAAGCAAGCAAGATTTGGTTACGGATTTCACTCACTTTAATTTTAATCATTACAGAAACCAAGATTTCGTTCTACAAAAATATGCAGAAGTTTACCTAAATGAAATTGGGAACCTTTACGAGGATGAATTTATTCAAATAGAGATTTACATTTTAGATTATTTCATTGCAATGAACTTTGTTCTTTTAAATGTAGAACCGGAAGAAAAAATTATATACCCAAAAGATAAATTTGATGAAAAAGAAGTATTGCAAAGGTTGGCAGACAATTTAAGTATATCTCAAATTACAAATACGCGTGATCCTCTAAAAAACTTGTATCTACAAAAGGACATTAAGGGATTTGAAAATAATTCATTTTATATAATTAAACCAAATGAGTATAAATGTTGGCATCGCGCCATCGCTTGGTATGACGCAGCAGAATTTAGAAACACTATTGAGCAAGCAGAGTTTAATGACTTAAGTAATGAAGTTAATGATTTCTGA